The Anaerotignum faecicola genome includes the window AAAGCTTTCATTGTCACCCAGACGGCAGTCCACCGTGCGGTAGTCCCTTGTGTCATACCCGTGTGAGGAGGACTCAAACAGTGGCCCGATGTAAATGGCGTTACAGCCAAGTGACCGGATATGAGGAATCCATTGATCCATTTCCTCAAAACGGTCTGTAACGTCGGCACCGGAATTCTCTTTCAGCGCTCCCGTTAACCCTAAGGGATACATATGATAAAATACCCCTTTTTCATACCACTTGCTCATATACTTATCCTCCAGTGTGAAATGTTTATACCTCCCGGCTTTTGAATCGCCGCA containing:
- a CDS encoding alpha-amylase family glycosyl hydrolase, yielding MSKWYEKGVFYHMYPLGLTGALKENSGADVTDRFEEMDQWIPHIRSLGCNAIYIGPLFESSSHGYDTRDYRTVDCRLGDNESF